The genomic DNA CCTCGGTCCCCTTGCTTCCCGCTTCGCGAGCCGCTTGTTCGATCAGGTGGGCGTATTCGGGTTTACCGGCCGCTTGCAGGATCAACGACGGATTGGTCGTCGCGTCCTGAGGTTGGTACTGCTTCATCGTCTCGAAGTCACCGGTGTCGGCAACCACGGTTGTGTATTGCTTCAGCTGTTCTAACTGATTCACGCTTCAGATCTCCTGGCACGGTTGTGATGTTTCGCTTGCCTACAATATCAATGTATCAACCGCGCAGGGCTGGATATACCACACATTGGCGGGATTTGGCCGAGCGGTTCGCGGCGCAGAAAGCTCAGCTGGCGTCATTGCTGTCGATAGCGATCGGAATCGCAACGGACGCCGCAGCGACGGCAAATGCAAATAACGGGTGACAAAAGACCGCGTGCAGTCGTCCGTTCCCTGCACCGCGGGCCACCTCGGGATCGGCGACATGGATGACGCCCAGCTTTGCGGACTCGGGGGCCGTTCCGGGCGTCCAAACGCGGCAATGCTCGGCTCGGCCGTGAGTGACGACCTGATAGATCCCAGCCTCCAGACCGCCGACCACAAACCGCCCTTGGGAATCGGTCCGCAATTCGGCGATCGGTTTCCCGAACCGACCGATCACGACCGGCGCGTCTTCGATCGGCTTTCCATTACTCTCAACGACCGCTCCTTGGAGCGTGCCATCGCGATGCAAGGCGACATCTTGGACACGGGGCGCGACGGGTATCGCCCCCTCCGTTTGACCACTTTCCGGCTTGCCATGGGCAAACGAGACTCCCGGAACCGAGAGTCCGAGACAGGTCCAGACCACCAAAAACGATTGCAACGTTTGTCGAAATTTCATAGGAGCTTCCAGCACGCCTGCGGGGATAATTTCCATCGGATTTGATCGGTCATCGACCCTCCGCAAGCGAAGCTTGATGGAATTCCAAGGCGTTCCAAAATATGCCGAAAAAGCTCAGCAAAACTACATGAATTTCACCGCTAGCAATCTACAGACGACGCAGCCCGTCCTCGGTCATCGGATTGGGAATTTCGACATCGATCGCGTCGATCCGGTCCAACGTCTCTTGATCCAGCACCAGATCGGCCGCGGGTAACGATTCGTTCAACTGACCAATCGTCGTTGCGCCAATGATCGTCGACGCAACGAAATCGTGCTGCTTGCTCCAAGCGACAGCAAGAGCGGTTAACGACACACCGATATCGTCAGCGATCGCTTTCAGCCGACGCGTCGTCTCAATCGTCCGCGGATTAACAAACCGCTGCGCCATCCTTTGCTGTCGCGGTTCGCCCTTTTCAAGGTAGCCGGTGAAGCGACCGCCAGGTGGATTCTGGTCGTTGTATTTTCCCGTCAAGACGCCCCCTCCCAGCGGTGAATAGGGCAGCAGGGCAACATCCTCCTGACGGCAGACCTGCGCGAGTTCATTTTCGCAGCGACGGTTAATCAAACTGAAGTTATTCTGCACGGTGTCGTATCGCATCGTGCCATGTTTTTCGGCCTGCCACAGGCTTTTCATCACCCCCCACGACGTTTCATTGCTGCAACCGATCGCGCGGACTTTGCCCGCTTGCTTAAGCTCGGTCAGCGCGCCCAAGGTATCTTCGTAACGCATGAAATGGTCGGGCCAATGCGTTTGATAAAGATCGATGTAGTCGGTCCCCAAACGCCGCAAGCTTTGATCGCAACAGCGGATGATTTGATGCCGATCGATCGCCGTGACGCCACCCCGAACCGGCGGGCGAAACCAACCGTGGCCGGGACCCGTAATTTTTGATGCGATCAGGACTTGGTCGCGAGGCTTCGTCTTCATCCAACGCCCGACGATTTCTTCGGTCACGCCGACGGTCTCCGCATTGGGCGGCACGGGATAAAGCTCGGCGGCATCGAAGAAGTCGATTCCCGCTTCGAAGGCGCGATCCATAATCGCAAACGATGTCGGCTCGTCGCACTGCGAACCAAACGTCATGGTTCCCATGCAAATCTCGGACACGACCAAACCACTGCGGCCTAAAGGACGTCGCTGCATCGTCTCACTCTCCTGGGTTGCTTGACTCGGTTGTCGGCGAATTCGGTAATCCTGTCGCGATTACTATACTGACTGACCTTGGTTTGTTAACCAGACCTGGGCAAAGACCTCACTGTGCCGAACCGGCAAAACACCACGTTAGAACCACAAAACAGGTGGCTTCCACCCGCAAATAAGCGATGGCAGAGAAACCGCGCGGGCTATTTAAGCAAATCCCGATGCACCGAATCGAGCTTGCGCTGCAGCCGTGGAGGCAACTTCTTGTCGTCCAAGACCGCGATCATTTCTCGCGCCTCGTCGAGGAACCCCTTGGCGACCAACGAACTGGCGATCGTGATCCGCGCCTGTTGAGCGTGGAATCCATCACCGGTTCCCTGCGGGTCGGCAAGTCTCAATTGGTGCTCGATCTTGGCCATCAGCACCTGGTCTGCATCGGGACGCTGCTTGGGCACAAACCGACAACTTCCGCCAGTCAGCTCCGCTAACGCTCGCAACCCCGGTTCGCAGGCGGCAATTTCAAACGCGATGCAGTGCAGCGGAATCGTTTCGTAAATCATCTCCACCAAACGCACGACGCTGTGCTGCGGCAGCGCTCGCGTCGGGATGCCCGGATTCCACCGCGGCGGTTTATTGAATTCACCATCGGAGAGTAGGAAAACAGCGTCGGGGCGCAAACGCTCTGCCAGATCCAACGGCACGCGTGGGTCGGTTCCGTTGTTTTTGCGTACATCTTGCATGTACAACCACTGCCGAAACCGGTCGACATTCTCGTCCGTCGCCGGGATAAATTGCATCGACGCGAGTGGCCCATCAAACATTAACTGCGTTCGCCAACTGAACAAGAAAACGTAAAACGATTGCTGATCCGTCAGCTTCGTCAGCGATGACACAAGCTCGTCGCAGGCCCGCTGGTAGCGCGCACCGATCATGCTGGGCGAGGCATCCAGGATAAAGACGAAGTTGTTGCCATAGGCGTGGCTTCCAAAGAACGTGGCGTGTGGCGCATCGTTTTCGCCAGGTTCGGTTTGCGAATCCCCCGTTGCATCGGATGGACTCGACACAGGAACCGCATGGGCAACGGGAACCACAGCTCCCCCCAACCCATCGAGAGCGCCGCTTCGGTGAGCTGGCAGACGTGACGGTACGTCGACGCGAATCGGAGTGGTGGCGATGGTGGTCGGCGGCGGAGGAACCAACACCTCATCCACCACGACCGGTTCGGCAAGTGCCCGCGGAGGGGGGCTGTTTTCCAGCGGCAGCGTCACCAACAATTCGCCCTCCGCCGTGGCTTCACTTGCCGTCACGATGAAGGTTGCAACCCCACGCTTTCCCGCGATCACCAGCGCGAGCGTCAGCAACACGATCGCATGTACCGTCGCACTGGTCGCATACCCACGCCAATCAGCGCTTGAACTCGACAGCTTGACGGGGGAAACGGAAACTTTGGTAGGGATCGGCATCGGAGCGGGACCTCTGCACGTAGTCCTCGGGGCCGGTTCGCAGGTCGACCGGTCGACGTTTGCGACCGCAAACCGCCCCGGCGTTGGGGGTTCGACTCTTCTGCGGTTATAGCACGCCCCACGGAAGATCGCAGCCTATGGGCAGATAAAATCGTGCGGTCGCCCTACCGGAAAGCCCGTCGCGCAGAATCGCCCTTCACGCGTGACGACTTGCAATCACATCGGCCGCGCGATAGCCGACCATCATCACGGTGGCTTGGGGATTTGCCCGCGGAAGGGTTGGAAAAATAGAAGCGTCGGCAACGTAGAGGCCATCGATTCCGAAAACACCAAACTGCGGATCGACAACGCTATCGTGTGCGTCAGCTCCCATCGAACAACTGCCCGCGGGGTGGTACATCGTCATCGAAAACCGTCGAATAGCACGCTCCACCTGATCGGTGCTGCTCCGTTTCTCACCAGGCAAAATTTCTTGATCGACCCAATCGGCCAGCGGGGATTGGCTGGCGATCTGTCGCGCCATCGCAACCCCTTCGGCCAAAACCGTCAGATCCTCGGGCGCGCTTAAATAACCGGGATCGATGTTCGGGGGATCGTTGACACTTGAGGACCGAAGCGAAATCGTACCGCGGCTCAAGGGTTGTGATCCCGTCACGGCTAGCGTGAACGCCGGCGGCGCATCGGCAGCAGGATAGCGCAAGTAGTGCGTTGGCGTGACATGGAACTGAATCGCCCGCATCCACCGATCTGCCGGCAACGCGCTGTCGGCTGGCAAATCAAAGAAGCCGCCCACCTCCGCCAGATTCGATCCGACCGGACCGCGCCGCAAGTAGTCCCATCGCGCCAGGTCGCGCATCGACCAGCGGCTCGGAAACCCGGCGGTGGCTTTGGTCGCAAAGATCACCGGGAAAGCGAGATGATCGACCAACCGTTGTCCCACCGCGGGCAAATCAACCAAGGTTGTGATTCCATGCTCAGCCAGTTGCGACCTTGGCCCGACTCCCGAAAGCATCAACAACTGGGGGGACGCGATCGCACCTGCCGATAAAACCACGGCCCGTTTCGCCCCGATCGTCTCCGCATTCGCCCCCTCCCCAACGACCACTCCCGTCGCACGCTGATTGCGGATTTCGATGCGTTGCACCACCGTGTCGCTGCGGATCGTCACGTTCGGCGGCGGATTATCGCCAAGGAACGCCTGCATTGCCGTTTGACGAACGCCCCGGCGAGTTGTCCGACGATAAATTTCAGGCCTGCCGATGATTTCCCCGCGAGCGCACGCAGAGTTCGCCGCCGAGAGGAACGCTTGGCACGCGGGAGCGATCTCGGCAGGGAACTCGATAGAACCTTTCGATTCCAAATCGCGGCGCACTTGACTCATCGAAGCCTCGATCGATTCGAGGCTCCAATCGGCTCCCGCAATTTGCTGCCAAGCTCCCAAATCTTCCGACATCCCCTCGCTATAGATCATCGCGTTGATGCCGCTGGAGCCCCCCAGCATGCGACCGCGTGGGCAGATCACCGTGCGCCCGGCAAGCCCTGCAGACTTCGTCGTCGAATAGCTCCAATCGACCGACGTTCCTTGCAGGTTCAGATATTCCGCGGGGCGTTCGACCGCACTTTGCTTGCGGTGCTCACGGCCAGCTTCCAACAACAGAATCCGCGCCGTCGAATCGTTCGCCAATCGAGCGGCCAGCACGCAGCCGGCACTTCCCGCTCCAATAATGATGTAGTCATACGAGGCGGGAGATGTCATCGCGGCGGTTGATCTTCAATGCTGCTGAGTCGGGAGTTCAGCGGAGGTCGGTTTTCGGCCAAAATGGCGACGCGCTGCGGTATCGGTTCCCCACACGCCGCCAAACTTTTCGACCGAGACATCGCCATGAACGGTACAGAGGCAGGCAAGCCGCAGACCTAAAGTGCCGGCTCCCGGAACCAAATTCAGAAGTGCGTTTTCATAACGCGACGGCCACGATACGCTCCCACGCAATCTCACCGCACACATCCCGCAAACGCCCATGCCGCGACAATTTACAACGCGCGCGATACCGTTGTAAACCGGCGCCTTGGAGCGCAGCAGGACTTTGCGAAGGTTGTCCCCCGCGTCGCAAGAAATCGCTGTGTTGGAAAATCGGATGGTGGGCACAGGCTTGAATCTCACGCTGCACGGTTACCGAACACCAGAATGTGTACACTTGTAGTGTAGGAATACTACGCTCCAAAATGGTGGTTCACAACCTAAAATGCCACATATTCCTAGGTATACGCCCCCCGCCCTCCGGACGATTGCCGCCCCCCGCAGCAGGCCAAAGCACCCGCTGTCAAAACGTTTGTGTTGATAGGGAGAAGCAGTCTGGCCCGTCGAAAATGAGACGGTGTTGTCGGATTGATGGCGCGGGAATGCTGGCGAAGATCGCGATTGACGGAAACGTCCCACGCTGCAAAGTGTTCCCCTGCAATAACTTACATCGAACGCAGCCGCCCCCTGTCGATCTTGGGCACGACGAATGCATTTACCTTTCAGTGTAACCCGCCACTTGTAAGGAGCTTTCGATGTCAGGAATACTTTTAATCGTTCTCGGTCTAACCATCAGCGGATTTTCGATCAACGCAGCCATGCGACCTTTGCGTGAGACCGACCCATATTACGTCTAATAGAGATATCGAACGCTGCCTAAGCGAAAGGATTCGCCCCACGACCAACCAGCGTTCGAATGAAGACAGACGTTCGTTCTTCGGCAAATGTCGTCCGATGCGACAACTCCCCCGCCCATCGCGAAGAAACGCGATTTCTATTCACTTAGCGTTCGCGGCATCCACGTCCGCTCGAGCACTAGCTTCGGTTTGCAGCTTGAACGTCGTGCATCGACGGCAACCAAACCGCGCCGAGAATCATTACCGCCAGGGTCAGAGTGTGAGTTAGCCAGGCGGGATCGTTGTTGGCGACCGTTCGCAGTGTGACCAGCGTGACCAGTGTCAGCGCCGCCATGAACAGGCTTTCCGCAAACTTCTTGTCGGCGATCGAAAGCTTGCTAGCGATCAAAACCGCGATCCCAAACACGGGGATCGCAAAGGCGTGAATGCCAAACGCAGCGGCCAATAGAGTTGTCATCAGGATTCCTTTCCGCAAGACAAGCCCCGCAACCGATTGTCGACACATTCCTTGTCCGACAGAAAAGCAGTTGCGGGATCCAATGGGCGAGGCGGATTGTGGCAGGAAAACTATTTTGGGGAAAGCTCGATCGAATTGAAAAATTGGTTCAAGTTCCGCACGCCTCCTTGGGGCTTGCATTGATCGTTGGATTGATCCACAAAGTTGTGATAGCAACAGGCCCACCCCCACGAAACGAAAGTGCAGCCACAACGGATGAAAACTCTCATCAAAAACGCAACGGTCGTATTCCCCGATCAAATCGGCAAGGCATCGGTGCTGATCGACGATGGTCGAATCGTGGTCGATCCCAGCCCCGCGACGGTCGCCGATGAAACGATCGACGCCAGCGGGCTGCATCTGTTGCCCGGCGCGATCGACGATCAGGTTCACTTTCGCCAGCCCGGCCTGGAACATAAAGAAGACCTCGCCCACGCCAGCCGTGCCTGCGCCGCCGGCGGCGTGACGACGTTCCTCGAGATGCCCAACACGAATCCAACGACCACGACGCGGCAGCGGCTACGCGAAAAGAACGCCCTCGGCGCCACCCACTCCGCCGTCAACTATGGCTTCTACATGGGAGCCACCACCAGCAATCTCGACGAATTGAAACCAAGCGGCGATACGCCGGGGATCAAGATCTTCATCGGCAGCAGCACAGGCAATATGCTTGTCGACGAACAGGCGGTGTTGGAACAGATCTTTGCCGAAACCGAGATGCCGATCTGCGCCCACTGCGAAGACGAGACGACGGTCCGCGCGAATGCCGAGCGATACGCCGGCAGCGACGACATCACCAATCACTCGCGGATCCGGTCCCCCGAAGCGGCTTACATCGCCACGCGGCGCGCTGTCGATCTGTCGGTCCGGCATCAGCACCGCTTCCATGTCCTGCATGTTTCGACCGCTGCGGAACTGGAACTGATCACTCCGGCACGACCTTATGTTACGGCAGAGGTTTGCCCGCATCACCTGTTCTTCAACGTCGACGATTACGCCCGGCTCAGATCGTTGATCCAAATGAACCCGTCGATCAAATCGGCCGACGACAATCGCCAACTGTGGCAGGCGCTTTTGGACGGTGCGATCCAAGTCATCGCGACCGACCACGCGCCCCATACGCTCGCCGAAAAGCAACAGCCTTATCCGAAGAGTCCCTCCGGTCTTCCAGCGGTCGAAAACAGCCTACCCCTTCTGCTGAACCAAGTCGCGCAAGGGAAGTGCGATCTGCAGCAGGTGGTCCATTGGATGTGTGATGCCCCGGCGCGCGTTTGGGGAATCGTCGGCAAGGGGCGGATCGCCGATGGCTATGATGCCGATCTGGTGTTGGTCGATCTGGAACAACAGAAGACGATCCGCAATGAAGAACAGCAAACGAAGTGTCGTTGGTCCCCTTGGGATGGCGAGACCTTAACCGGATGGCCCGTGACGACTTGGGTTGGCGGACGGCGCGTCTTCGATCGCGGCCGCTTCGATGACTCGATTCGCGGAACGCTGCCGCTGTTCGATCACCAGCGCGGCGGCTACTGGGCGACCGAGCAGGGCGTGGGGCTGGCGTAAACGTCTTCGGCAGCAACGATCCGCGCCGGCGAGAACGCTCCGAATCGGAGCACCTCGACGGCGGATCGGCTAGCGATTCCCACCACCTAACATTTTGCGGATCGCTTCGCTGGCAGCGATTTGCGACGAGGCGGACTTCTGATTGCGGATCCCTTCGAGCACGCGTCGACGCTCCTCCTCTTCGCTCAAACCCAACGAATTGTTGGTTTCGTTGGTGTCCCACTCGATGCTGCCGCTCGCTTTGTTGGACTTGTCTGCTTCCGCTTGAGATGTCGCCCGCTGCGCTGCGTAGTTCTGCAATTCGTCCGATTGCTTGTCTCCAGGCATGCTGCCCCACGCGGAAAGATCGACGCCGTCGAGCGACAACGATTTCTTTGGCGGATCGACGTCGGCGCCGTTTGCATCGCGACGCGATTCAGATCGCCGCTTGGTTGCCGATGCGTCGCCGCTGGCAAGATCGTCGCGCCGCGTTTCGCTCGATGGTGCCGTCTCCGTCGTCTCTCCTTCTTGCACGTCGACCGCCATGCCGATCCGCATCGTCAGCTTCATTTTGCCAACTTGCAAAGTGTCCCCCGAACGAATTCGGCACGACTGTCGGTCGGTCAATTTCTGGTCGTTGACGAACGTCCCATTGCGACTGCCAAGATCCTTAACATAGAACTTCCCCTCGCGAGCGATGATCGCGCAGTGTTGGCGGCTGACCGATGAACTCTTGATGCGAAGTCCCGACGATTCGTTGCGGCCGATCACAAAGGGATTTTGAGTGATCCGGAGCCCCTGGCCTTGGTGCGATCCGCTGGCAACGATCAGTTCAGCTTGCATGGGATGGATTGGTGATTGGATACGACCCCAGTCTGCGGTGGGTCCCTCGCAGCTTAAAAATGTGAGGGAGCTTGAACGCGGCAAGTCACGCCTCCGATATCGGCATGCCGAGCGTAGCCATAAGACTAAATGATTGTAAAATTCACCGTCCGAGGATTCGGCCTGTGTTCTGTTAAGTTCTAGTGAAACCCCGCGTGTTCGCGGCGGGATTTGAAAAGGAAATGTTACGTGGCAAATTCAGTAGTGAAGCTTTCGTTGGTGCAAATGTCCTGCACCGACTCCAAAGCCGAGAATGTCGAGCGGGCCGTCTCGCAGATCCGCCAAGCCGCGGCCGATGGCGGACAAGTGATTTGCCTGCAGGAACTGTTCAACGGTCCTTACCCCTGCCAGACCGAAGACCATTGCCAATTCGATTGGGCGGAAACGATTCCCGGGCCGACGACTGAACGGATGAGCGAGTTGGCCGCCGAGCTGGGCGTCGTGATCGTCGTCTCGTTGTTCGAAAAACGAACCGCCGGCGTCTACCACAACACCGCCGTCGTTCTCGATGCCGACGGTTCGACAGCGGGAGTTTATCGCAAGATGCACATCCCCGACGATCCTTTGTATTACGAGAAGTTCTATTTCACCCCCGGCGATCTGGGATTCAAGGTGATCGAGACCCGCTTTGCGAAGCTGGGCGTCGCCGTTTGTTGGGACCAATGGTTCCCCGAGGCCGCGCGGTTGATGGCCCTTGCCGGTGCGGAGATCCTGCTTTACCCGACCGCGATCGGATGGATCGACGAGGAAAAAGAAGAGTACGGCACGACGCAATACGAATCGTGGCAAACGATGATGCGATCCCACGCGATCGCCAACGGTTTGTGGCTAGGAGCTCCCAACCGCGTCGGCGTCGAGGGCCGTCTGCAGTTCTGGGGCGGTTCGTTTATCGCCAACCCCAATGGCAAAGTCATCACGCAGGGAAGCCACGAAGAACCAGAAATTATCACGGCCGACTGTGATTTGAATATGATCGATGTCGTCCGCACCCATTGGCCGTTCCTGCGCGATCGTCGAATCGACGCCTACCAAGGGCTGATGCGCCGCGTGATCGACTGATCCCTCTCCAGCTCACCCCACTTGATGAACAACACCATGAATCGAACATCTCTTGCCGCTGCGGTTGCTTTCTTTTCGCTGGCGATACTTGCCGCGCCTGCCGGATTCGCTCAATCGACGACCGCTCCACCTGCGGAACGCAAGACGCAGTGGAATGGATACGACCAACTCCATTTCCAAGTCGCCGAGCGCGATGCTTATGTCGTCGTTCCCAAGCAGGCTGCCCCGGGCAACCCTTGGGTTTGGCGGGCACGGTTCCCCGGCTATCACGCGGAAGCCGACATCCAATTGGTGGCCAACGGATTCCACATCGGCTACGTCGACGTGGCGGGAATGTTTGGCAGCCCCAAGGCGATCGAGATCGGGAATCAGTTCTATCGTCAAATGACCGAGAAACGCGGCTTGGCGAAGCGAGTCGCTCTCGAAGCGGTCAGCCGTGGCGGGTTGTTCGCCTACAACTGGGCCGTCGTCAATCTCGATCGCGTCGCTTGTATCTACTGCGACACGCCGGTCTGCGATTTCAAAAGTTGGCCCGGCGGGATGGGGGAGGGCGTCGGTTCGGCCGCGACTTGGCAGAGTTGCCTGGCGCAATATGGATTCGACGAGAAACAGGCTGCCGCATTCAAAGGCAATCCAATCGATCATGCAAAGAAAATTGCAGCCGCCAAAATCCCACTGCTGCACATCGTCTCGGAGAACGATCGCGTCGTTCCGCCCAAGGAGAACACCTATCTTTTGCGTGAACGTCTGCAAGCGGCGGGGCATGATATGGAAGTCATCTCGGTCCCAATGGGAACGGAAAAATCGAACGGTCACCACTTCCCGCACCCCGCGGTCGATCAGGTCGTCGCGTTCATCCAGCAGCACGCGGCGGTCGAGGCGAAGTAGGCGAATCGGCTCCATCGCGGCGAATCGACCAACGGATCCGTTGTTGCGGCAATGGACAGCGATCCGCCTGCTGGGTTAGGTTTCGGGAAAATTGTGCAACATCGACGCACTTTGCGGGAGACCGGTTTATAATCCAAACTCCCAGATCCCGCCTCTCTACCTCCCGAGACTCGAGCCTTCTAGATGACAGACGCTTCCATGAATCGCCGCAGCATTCTCTCGATTGCGGCAGCCACCACATTGGTTGGTTCGGGCTTGCCGACAGCCCCTGCCAAAGCTGCCGACACCGCGACATCGGATGAATTTGGCGGGATCCGGTTCTGCTTGAACACTAGCACCGTTCGCGGCCAAGAACTGACGATCACCGAACAAGTCGACCTGGCGGCATCGAGCGGTTACGACGCGATCGAACCTTGGGTTCGCGATCTGGTTGCCTATAAAGAAGCTGGCGGCAGTCTGCCCGATCTGCGGAAGCGAATCGAAGACTCCGGGATCACTGTCGAGAGTGCGATCGGTTTTGCTCAGTGGATCGTCGACGACGACGACCAACGCCGAAAGGGATTGGAACAAGCACGGTCCGATATGGAACTGCTGAAGTCGATCGGCGGAAAACGGATCGCTGCACCGCCGGTCGGTGCAACCAAAGAGGCCGGTCCGGCGCTGCCTGTGATTGCCAAGCGTTACGCGGATCTGTTGAATGTTGGCGCGGAAGTCGGCGTGACGCCCGAGTTGGAATTGTGGGGCTTCTCCAAGACGCTCAGCCGCCTGGGCGAACTGGCGTACGTCGCCACCGAAGCCGGCCATCCCGATGCCTGCGTCCTGCCCGACGTCTACCATATTTACAAAGGTGGCTCCGACTTCGCTGGCCTGGCGATGATCGAAGCCTCGCGGATGCCCGCGTTCCACATGAACGACTACCCGGCCAATCCACCTTGGGAAACGATCGGCGATGCCGACCGCGTCTATCCCGGCGACGGGATTGCTCCGTTGGACGATATCATCTCGCTGCTGCATCGCAACGGCTTCCGAGGCTATTTCTCGCTGGAGCTGTTCAATCGCGACTACTGGAAACAACCCGCGTCGGAAGTCGCCACGACCGGTCTTCGCAAGATGAAAGCTGCAGTTCGCAAAGCGTTGGCTTAACAAACCATTCGCTCCTGTCTGATGTTCGCTGTCGCTCCGCGAAAGGCGACCAACCGCGACAAACTCAATCTCCCAATCCCGTACTCCTTCCTGTTATGAAAATGCAACGCCTGCTCGGTTCTTTGATCTGCTGTTCGTTCCTCGCTGCAGGAGCCACCGCTGCCGATCCGGTTCCTCCGCTAGACCTTCCCGAAAGCCAAGCGACTTCGGCGGCGGAGATGAAGCCGTACGAAGAGGTGATCGAACACACCGATGCGACGATCGAAATGCTGCCGATTCCTGGCGGCGTCTTCACGATGGGAACTCCCGACACCGAAGAGGGCCGCGAGGACTCGGAAGGTCCGCTGCATCAAGTGGAAGTCTCTCCCTTTTGGATGGGCAAGTATGAGATCACGTGGGAGCAGTACGAGATCTGGGGTGACGAACTCGATACGATCCGTCGCCGCCTTTTGAAGTCGAAGGAAACGCCGCGCGACGCGGTCGTCGACGGCTTCACGCGTCCGACCGAACCCTACACCGACATGACCTTTGGGATGGGCAGCGGGCGCCATCCGGCGATCTGCATGACACAGCACGCAGCGCGGACCTATTGCCAATGGCTGTCGGCAAAGACCGGACGCTATTACCGTTTGCCGACCGAAGCGGAATGGGAATACGCTTGCCG from Rosistilla carotiformis includes the following:
- a CDS encoding formylglycine-generating enzyme family protein codes for the protein MKMQRLLGSLICCSFLAAGATAADPVPPLDLPESQATSAAEMKPYEEVIEHTDATIEMLPIPGGVFTMGTPDTEEGREDSEGPLHQVEVSPFWMGKYEITWEQYEIWGDELDTIRRRLLKSKETPRDAVVDGFTRPTEPYTDMTFGMGSGRHPAICMTQHAARTYCQWLSAKTGRYYRLPTEAEWEYACRAGTKTAYSFGDDPEMLDDYAWYGENTNDQYEPVGQKKPNPWGLYDMHGNVSEWVLDQYLPDFYKTSAKLNPLAIPKVLFPRVVRGGGWDNDPELLRSGARIASSEEWKEQDPQLPQSIWYHTDALSVGFRIVRPLTVPSEKERAEFWENTQPEQLDPPEGE
- a CDS encoding alpha/beta hydrolase family protein, with protein sequence MNRTSLAAAVAFFSLAILAAPAGFAQSTTAPPAERKTQWNGYDQLHFQVAERDAYVVVPKQAAPGNPWVWRARFPGYHAEADIQLVANGFHIGYVDVAGMFGSPKAIEIGNQFYRQMTEKRGLAKRVALEAVSRGGLFAYNWAVVNLDRVACIYCDTPVCDFKSWPGGMGEGVGSAATWQSCLAQYGFDEKQAAAFKGNPIDHAKKIAAAKIPLLHIVSENDRVVPPKENTYLLRERLQAAGHDMEVISVPMGTEKSNGHHFPHPAVDQVVAFIQQHAAVEAK
- a CDS encoding sugar phosphate isomerase/epimerase family protein translates to MTDASMNRRSILSIAAATTLVGSGLPTAPAKAADTATSDEFGGIRFCLNTSTVRGQELTITEQVDLAASSGYDAIEPWVRDLVAYKEAGGSLPDLRKRIEDSGITVESAIGFAQWIVDDDDQRRKGLEQARSDMELLKSIGGKRIAAPPVGATKEAGPALPVIAKRYADLLNVGAEVGVTPELELWGFSKTLSRLGELAYVATEAGHPDACVLPDVYHIYKGGSDFAGLAMIEASRMPAFHMNDYPANPPWETIGDADRVYPGDGIAPLDDIISLLHRNGFRGYFSLELFNRDYWKQPASEVATTGLRKMKAAVRKALA